One stretch of Saccharomonospora xinjiangensis XJ-54 DNA includes these proteins:
- a CDS encoding ABC transporter substrate-binding protein translates to MVGPLVPAAVAQEQAPRVLRVALVQEIDHLNPFTASFASSTMVGRFAWEFLTLPSSEDATPTGGVAESWKASEDKLTWTFTIREGMTWSDGEPVTAHDAAFTFNTIMSDPKAAEANGGYVENFEEVTAPDDRTLVIETKEPQASMTALDVPIVPEHVWSKIEDMQDPATDSVEVVGVGSGPFVIAEYRPNELVRMKANEDYWRGAPAYDELHFVKFENADAAVNALRNGEVDFINRLTQAQFDSLSGEPGVETNQASGRRYRELLMNPGARNAEGDEIGDGHPALRDVKVRKAIAMAIDPKVLVEKVLGGYGELPGGLVPPIYAAFHYEPGDDVRYRFDPQAANRLLDEAGYRRGADGIRVDSEGRRLEFRLTGRSSEDYAQRASDYIVSWLKDVGIAVSKNLVSDNEVDETTSSGHYDLAFSGWGTNPDPDYILSKQTCAALPAASGSSSSNAFFCDETYDELYYRQAAELDPAKRAELVKQAQARYYELVPSLVLGYDNVLEAYRSDRFTGFVRQPEGEGQIMEQTGYWGFYGAKPVNAAAEGQESSGLSTGVWVALGAGALVLLAIGGTVVVRRRSSIDDRE, encoded by the coding sequence ATGGTCGGGCCGCTTGTCCCCGCGGCTGTCGCGCAGGAGCAGGCTCCGCGCGTGTTGCGGGTGGCACTGGTGCAGGAGATCGATCACCTGAACCCGTTCACGGCCAGTTTCGCGTCGAGCACGATGGTGGGCCGGTTCGCGTGGGAGTTCTTGACACTGCCGTCGTCCGAGGACGCCACGCCCACGGGTGGTGTGGCGGAGTCGTGGAAGGCGTCGGAGGACAAGCTCACGTGGACGTTCACGATTCGTGAGGGCATGACGTGGTCGGACGGTGAGCCGGTGACGGCGCACGACGCGGCGTTCACGTTCAACACGATCATGTCCGATCCGAAGGCAGCGGAGGCCAACGGCGGGTATGTGGAGAACTTCGAGGAGGTCACCGCGCCGGACGATCGGACGTTGGTGATCGAGACGAAGGAGCCGCAGGCGAGTATGACGGCGCTGGATGTGCCGATCGTGCCGGAGCATGTGTGGTCGAAGATCGAGGACATGCAGGATCCGGCCACCGACAGCGTCGAGGTGGTGGGTGTCGGCAGTGGCCCGTTCGTGATCGCGGAGTACCGGCCGAACGAGCTGGTGCGGATGAAGGCCAACGAGGATTACTGGCGGGGCGCCCCGGCCTACGACGAGTTGCACTTCGTCAAGTTCGAGAACGCCGATGCCGCGGTGAACGCGTTGCGTAACGGTGAGGTGGATTTCATCAACCGGTTGACGCAGGCGCAGTTCGACAGTTTGTCCGGTGAGCCGGGGGTGGAGACCAATCAGGCTTCGGGGCGGCGGTACCGGGAGTTGTTGATGAACCCGGGTGCGCGCAACGCCGAGGGTGACGAGATCGGTGACGGGCACCCCGCGTTGCGGGATGTGAAGGTGCGCAAGGCGATCGCGATGGCGATCGATCCGAAGGTGCTGGTGGAGAAGGTTCTCGGCGGTTACGGCGAGTTGCCGGGCGGGTTGGTGCCGCCGATCTACGCGGCGTTCCACTACGAGCCTGGCGATGATGTGCGGTATCGGTTCGATCCGCAGGCGGCGAACCGGTTGCTGGACGAGGCGGGTTACCGGCGTGGCGCCGACGGCATCAGGGTGGATTCGGAGGGCAGGCGGCTGGAGTTCCGCTTGACGGGCCGGTCCAGTGAGGACTATGCGCAGCGCGCGAGCGACTACATCGTGTCGTGGTTGAAGGATGTCGGGATCGCGGTGTCGAAGAACCTGGTGTCCGACAACGAGGTGGATGAGACGACGTCGTCGGGTCATTACGATCTGGCGTTCTCGGGGTGGGGTACGAACCCGGACCCCGATTACATCTTGAGCAAGCAGACGTGCGCGGCCTTGCCCGCGGCGTCGGGCAGTAGCAGCAGTAACGCGTTCTTCTGCGACGAGACCTACGACGAGTTGTACTACCGGCAGGCCGCTGAGCTGGACCCGGCCAAGCGGGCCGAGTTGGTGAAGCAGGCGCAGGCGCGGTACTACGAGCTGGTTCCGAGTTTGGTGCTGGGCTACGACAACGTGCTGGAGGCTTACCGGTCGGACCGGTTCACCGGCTTCGTGCGTCAGCCGGAGGGTGAAGGCCAGATCATGGAGCAGACCGGGTACTGGGGTTTCTACGGCGCGAAGCCGGTGAACGCCGCGGCCGAGGGGCAGGAGTCGTCGGGGCTTTCGACCGGGGTGTGGGTGGCGTTGGGTGCGGGTGCGCTCGTGCTGCTGGCCATCGGGGGCACCGTGGTCGTGCGGCGCCGATCCTCGATCGACGACAGGGAGTGA
- a CDS encoding M55 family metallopeptidase → MISADMEGATGVTWTDDVVPGTEQWQRFRRLFTGDVNAVIAGLADGGATDVLVNEAHSSQRNLLLEDLDPRARMLTGRHKPLSMMEGIDTGVDGVVFLGYHAGAGCDGVLSHTYLPNQITGVTLDGIPASEGRLNATLAAEYGVPVLLVSGDDKTCDDAADYAPGAAHVAVKECISRYAAICLPPSRTSADLTTAATTCMRRAGRGKPTTMAHHIDVEFDASHLAQAAAVVPTVEQTGVRTVGFDAPTMTEAMKTFKIVTAIADGAVQGKYG, encoded by the coding sequence ATGATCTCCGCCGACATGGAAGGCGCCACCGGTGTCACCTGGACGGACGACGTCGTCCCCGGCACCGAACAATGGCAGCGATTCCGGCGCCTCTTCACCGGCGACGTCAACGCCGTCATCGCCGGACTCGCCGACGGCGGCGCCACCGACGTCCTCGTCAACGAAGCACACTCCTCCCAGCGCAACCTGCTCCTCGAAGACCTCGACCCCCGCGCCCGCATGCTCACCGGCCGCCACAAACCACTGTCGATGATGGAAGGCATCGACACCGGCGTCGATGGCGTCGTCTTCCTCGGCTACCACGCCGGAGCGGGCTGCGACGGCGTGCTCTCCCACACCTACCTGCCCAATCAGATCACCGGCGTGACACTCGACGGGATCCCCGCAAGCGAAGGCCGCCTCAACGCCACACTGGCCGCCGAGTACGGCGTACCCGTCCTCCTCGTCAGCGGCGACGACAAAACCTGCGACGACGCGGCCGACTACGCCCCCGGCGCCGCACACGTCGCCGTCAAGGAATGCATCAGCCGCTACGCCGCCATCTGCCTGCCACCGTCACGCACCTCAGCCGACCTCACCACCGCCGCCACCACCTGCATGCGACGCGCCGGACGGGGAAAACCCACCACGATGGCACACCACATCGACGTCGAGTTCGACGCCAGCCACCTCGCACAGGCCGCGGCCGTCGTTCCGACCGTCGAACAGACCGGTGTCCGCACCGTCGGCTTCGACGCGCCCACCATGACCGAAGCGATGAAAACCTTCAAGATCGTCACCGCCATCGCCGACGGCGCCGTCCAAGGCAAGTACGGCTGA
- a CDS encoding M20/M25/M40 family metallo-hydrolase: protein MTTDVVDLCAQLVRFDTTNHGAGDARGEREAAEFCATILADAGIDSTILESAPRRANVVARVPGDDPALPPLLIQGHLDVVPADATEWTVHPFSGIVTDGYVWGRGAVDMKDFCATVLAAVAALAATGRRPRRDIVLAFVADEEDRGEYGAHWLTAHHPGLFTGCAAAISESGGYTYHVRAADGRKIRLYPVGTAERGTAHLKLTAKGRAGHGSRRNDANAVTRLVTALHALAAHDWPVVLTPTVEAFLERTGKALGVTIDLHDIDGTLDRLGDAAPLVESTVRNSVTPTVLTAGYKVNVIPGTAEARVDGRVLPGTEDTLLSEVDALIGPDVEREFLARSRAVQAPVDSPWFDAMSDALRSQDPDAVVVPYCLGGGTDAKAFNELGIDCYGFAPLWLPEGFDYRAMAHGVDERVPVEGLRFGARVLEHLLLNA from the coding sequence ATGACAACCGACGTCGTGGACCTCTGTGCCCAGCTGGTCCGCTTCGACACCACCAACCACGGAGCGGGCGACGCCCGAGGCGAACGCGAAGCCGCCGAATTCTGCGCCACCATCCTCGCCGACGCGGGAATCGACTCCACCATCCTCGAATCGGCACCCCGGCGCGCCAACGTCGTCGCCCGCGTCCCCGGCGACGACCCCGCCCTGCCACCACTGCTCATCCAGGGCCACCTCGACGTCGTCCCCGCCGACGCCACCGAATGGACCGTCCACCCGTTCTCCGGCATCGTCACCGACGGCTACGTCTGGGGCAGGGGCGCGGTGGACATGAAGGACTTCTGCGCCACCGTGCTCGCCGCCGTCGCAGCACTCGCCGCCACAGGACGCAGACCCCGCCGCGACATCGTCCTCGCGTTCGTCGCCGACGAGGAGGACCGGGGCGAGTACGGCGCACACTGGCTCACCGCACACCATCCCGGCCTCTTCACCGGCTGTGCCGCCGCCATCAGCGAATCCGGCGGCTACACCTACCACGTCCGCGCCGCGGACGGACGCAAGATCCGCCTCTACCCCGTGGGCACAGCCGAACGCGGAACCGCGCACCTCAAGCTCACCGCCAAGGGCCGCGCCGGACACGGCTCCCGGCGCAACGACGCCAACGCCGTCACCCGCCTCGTCACCGCCCTGCACGCACTCGCCGCCCACGACTGGCCCGTCGTGCTCACCCCCACCGTCGAAGCCTTCCTCGAACGCACGGGAAAAGCCCTCGGCGTCACCATCGACCTCCACGACATCGACGGAACCCTCGACCGCCTCGGCGACGCCGCACCCCTCGTCGAATCCACCGTCCGCAACAGCGTCACCCCCACCGTCCTCACCGCGGGCTACAAGGTCAACGTCATCCCCGGCACAGCGGAAGCCCGCGTTGACGGCCGAGTCCTCCCCGGAACAGAAGACACCCTTCTGTCCGAAGTGGACGCCCTCATCGGCCCCGACGTCGAACGCGAATTCCTCGCCCGCAGCAGAGCAGTCCAAGCCCCCGTGGACTCACCGTGGTTCGACGCCATGAGCGACGCGCTCCGGTCACAGGACCCCGACGCCGTCGTCGTGCCCTACTGCCTCGGCGGCGGCACCGACGCCAAAGCCTTCAACGAACTCGGCATCGACTGCTACGGCTTCGCACCACTGTGGTTACCCGAGGGGTTCGACTACCGCGCCATGGCCCACGGCGTTGACGAGCGCGTCCCCGTCGAAGGTCTGCGGTTCGGCGCGCGCGTGCTGGAGCATCTCCTGCTCAACGCCTGA
- a CDS encoding NADH-quinone oxidoreductase subunit A has protein sequence MNAGSALTVLAVTLLLCASVYGIAFLTRLGPTTTNTYPFLSGHDPTEHAVSRYHVRWYPVAMIFLVFDMEMVFMYPWTLVVAEKGTPAVVEMFVFLGILMAGVGYAWREGALRWT, from the coding sequence ATGAACGCCGGAAGCGCACTCACCGTCCTCGCCGTGACGCTCCTACTCTGCGCTTCCGTCTACGGCATCGCCTTCCTGACCCGCCTCGGTCCCACGACCACGAACACCTACCCGTTCCTCTCCGGACACGACCCCACCGAACACGCGGTGTCGCGCTACCACGTCCGCTGGTACCCAGTCGCGATGATCTTCCTCGTTTTCGACATGGAAATGGTGTTCATGTATCCGTGGACGTTGGTCGTCGCGGAGAAGGGCACACCCGCCGTCGTGGAGATGTTCGTCTTCCTCGGAATCCTCATGGCCGGGGTCGGCTACGCGTGGCGGGAAGGGGCCCTGCGATGGACCTGA
- a CDS encoding NADH-quinone oxidoreductase subunit H, with amino-acid sequence MIEPTGWQGALLLPPVLGTFALGAAALDSALAARAAGSDTRAALTIPLRAAASLLVQQRRRTLAADTLLWRGAGIALLAAASLASLATPLGRWAVSDLSVGVVWFNAMEIVAWAAVWLAGWGANSAFGLVGGYRFLAQGLAYELPHMFVLTTAAIGAGSLRVADIVAAQQNLWFVVWMPFAFVVFLATVLAMAFSGPFAHPTGNDIAGGAAAELSGVDRLIFLTGRWVLLTSGAAMSVALFLGGGLGPLLPGWLWSAVKTAAVLATLVWAGRRLPTIRMERFEELSWIVLLPLTLAQALVVATVVI; translated from the coding sequence ATGATTGAGCCCACCGGCTGGCAAGGAGCGCTGCTGCTTCCTCCGGTGCTGGGAACCTTCGCCCTCGGCGCCGCGGCCCTGGACTCCGCCCTCGCCGCGCGGGCAGCGGGCAGCGACACCCGTGCAGCACTGACCATCCCGCTCCGCGCGGCCGCAAGCCTGCTGGTGCAGCAGCGGCGCCGCACGCTCGCCGCCGACACCCTGCTCTGGCGCGGCGCCGGAATCGCGCTACTGGCTGCGGCCTCACTGGCCTCACTCGCCACCCCGCTGGGTCGCTGGGCCGTCAGCGACCTGTCCGTAGGAGTGGTGTGGTTCAACGCGATGGAGATCGTCGCCTGGGCCGCGGTCTGGCTGGCCGGGTGGGGCGCCAACTCCGCCTTCGGACTCGTCGGCGGGTACCGGTTCCTCGCGCAAGGCCTGGCCTACGAACTCCCACACATGTTCGTCCTCACCACCGCGGCGATCGGCGCCGGCTCCCTGCGCGTGGCCGACATCGTCGCCGCACAGCAGAACCTCTGGTTCGTGGTATGGATGCCGTTCGCGTTCGTCGTGTTCCTCGCCACCGTGCTGGCGATGGCGTTCTCCGGACCGTTCGCCCACCCCACGGGCAACGACATCGCAGGCGGCGCGGCAGCGGAACTGTCCGGCGTGGACCGGCTGATCTTCCTCACAGGACGCTGGGTCCTACTGACCTCCGGCGCGGCGATGTCGGTGGCCCTGTTCCTCGGCGGTGGACTCGGACCACTGCTCCCCGGCTGGCTGTGGTCAGCCGTCAAAACCGCCGCCGTCCTGGCAACCCTGGTCTGGGCCGGACGGCGACTGCCGACCATCCGCATGGAGCGGTTCGAGGAACTCTCCTGGATTGTGCTCCTCCCGCTGACACTGGCGCAGGCACTCGTCGTAGCCACCGTGGTGATCTGA
- a CDS encoding NADH-quinone oxidoreductase subunit J — MWTELAFWVCAVGAVVTGMLVFRVDSMARATFSLLASFVLTGVTLLLVELAYLGTLVILMMIMEMLVMVVFMLMYMMNPAGLMPMTMLHNRKGSLTIAAGTFAVLTTGILLIDWPSTPTRPPTDPTTSLGEALMGQKMLVMMVLGLALFATIVATVLLATHRGRYDRFGDELERQHPADPVQGGTGR; from the coding sequence ATGTGGACCGAACTCGCGTTCTGGGTGTGCGCCGTGGGCGCCGTCGTCACAGGAATGCTGGTGTTCCGGGTGGACTCCATGGCCCGCGCCACCTTCTCCCTGCTCGCCTCCTTCGTGCTCACCGGCGTGACACTGCTGCTGGTCGAACTGGCCTACCTGGGCACACTCGTGATCCTCATGATGATCATGGAAATGCTCGTCATGGTCGTCTTCATGCTCATGTACATGATGAATCCCGCCGGATTGATGCCGATGACCATGCTGCACAACCGGAAAGGATCACTGACGATCGCGGCCGGAACCTTCGCCGTCCTCACCACCGGCATCCTCCTCATCGATTGGCCCAGCACCCCAACCCGCCCGCCAACCGACCCGACGACCTCACTGGGCGAGGCACTCATGGGCCAGAAGATGCTCGTCATGATGGTCCTCGGACTCGCACTCTTCGCCACCATCGTCGCCACCGTCCTTCTCGCCACCCACCGAGGACGCTACGACCGCTTTGGCGACGAACTCGAACGCCAGCACCCTGCCGACCCGGTACAAGGCGGCACCGGACGATGA
- the nuoK gene encoding NADH-quinone oxidoreductase subunit NuoK, which produces MTLQDYLLLAAALFSIGLHGALSQQSIVMIMMGLELMINAVIVGAAGFWYFTSPHQPDGQVLITLAVTAMAIEMAAGFAVTTALFRARDVDTTDMAADLKG; this is translated from the coding sequence ATGACCCTGCAGGACTACCTCCTCCTGGCCGCCGCGCTGTTCAGCATCGGCCTCCACGGCGCACTTTCTCAACAATCCATTGTCATGATCATGATGGGACTCGAACTCATGATCAACGCCGTGATCGTCGGCGCCGCCGGATTCTGGTACTTCACCTCCCCACACCAACCCGACGGACAAGTGCTCATCACCCTCGCGGTCACAGCCATGGCCATCGAGATGGCCGCCGGATTCGCCGTGACCACAGCACTGTTCCGCGCCAGAGACGTGGACACCACCGACATGGCCGCGGATCTGAAGGGCTGA
- a CDS encoding NADH-quinone oxidoreductase subunit 5 family protein produces MLWALIVIPLAVGATLLLTGPRANPHAAPAALATAALTLAGSITVALTHPSASAPFVAGATFGLHVDGLSATLVVTITTVLLLVLLFATGEIGPDQPRARFFGLMLLFAGSMLVTVTATTLVSLLMAWEIMGATSYALIGFRWRETRPPNSGTIAFLTTRTGDLGLYLAAGAALAGGTGGLTLDRLATLPDGWRDVVAAGVTLAALGKSAQLPFSFWLSRAMDGPSSVSALLHSATMVAAGAYLLLRLHPLLSSTAWAATLIAWLGATTALALGAVALTQSDLKQLLAASTCAQVGFMLLAAGTGGVTAGTAQLVTHALTKSLLFLAAGAWLATLGTQQLTGLRGAARHHPLTGITFTIGAATLAGIPPLPLWTTKDHILAATLPETPALYLLGSAAAALSAGYAARAVTVIWSAPSPDTARPETRHIPSPQRITLPALAVATTALSVLAAPALWSAFTNVISTGTHPTPTWWEQLLSAAIAITAAGAVTTALRLRGDLPAPPRLTEWLGLETLAHTAVAAPTAHTAGTLAHFDDHTLDGGVRATAALGTTLAHTTATRLEPATDAVVGAIARDTRELGRLARRPQTGQLHHYYAQTVVALAIVALLLTLL; encoded by the coding sequence ATGCTCTGGGCGCTCATCGTGATCCCCCTCGCGGTCGGCGCGACCCTGCTCCTCACCGGCCCCCGCGCGAACCCCCACGCCGCACCAGCCGCGCTCGCAACCGCAGCACTGACCCTGGCAGGCTCGATCACTGTGGCGCTGACCCACCCCAGCGCCTCAGCGCCCTTCGTGGCAGGAGCCACCTTCGGCCTCCACGTGGACGGACTGTCCGCCACCCTCGTCGTCACCATCACCACAGTCCTGCTCCTGGTCCTTCTCTTCGCCACCGGCGAGATCGGCCCGGACCAGCCCCGAGCCCGATTCTTCGGGCTCATGCTCCTCTTCGCGGGCTCGATGCTGGTGACCGTCACCGCCACCACCCTCGTCTCCCTGCTCATGGCATGGGAGATCATGGGCGCCACCTCGTACGCCCTCATCGGCTTCCGATGGCGCGAAACCCGACCCCCCAACTCCGGAACCATCGCATTCCTCACCACCCGCACCGGCGACCTCGGCCTCTACCTCGCCGCAGGGGCGGCACTCGCCGGCGGCACCGGCGGCCTGACACTCGACCGGCTCGCAACCCTGCCCGACGGATGGCGCGACGTCGTCGCCGCCGGCGTAACCCTCGCCGCCCTCGGCAAATCCGCCCAACTCCCGTTCAGCTTCTGGCTGTCCAGGGCCATGGACGGCCCCAGCTCGGTCTCGGCACTCCTGCACTCGGCCACCATGGTCGCGGCAGGGGCCTACCTCCTCCTCCGGCTGCACCCCCTGCTGTCCTCCACCGCATGGGCAGCCACACTGATCGCCTGGCTCGGAGCCACCACCGCACTCGCACTCGGCGCCGTCGCACTGACACAATCCGACCTCAAACAACTCCTGGCGGCCTCCACCTGCGCCCAAGTCGGATTCATGTTGCTGGCAGCCGGAACCGGCGGAGTCACCGCAGGAACCGCCCAGCTCGTCACGCACGCGCTCACCAAGAGCCTGCTGTTCCTCGCCGCAGGGGCATGGCTGGCCACACTCGGCACCCAACAACTCACCGGCCTCAGAGGCGCGGCCAGACACCACCCACTGACCGGAATCACCTTCACCATCGGCGCGGCCACGCTGGCCGGAATCCCACCACTGCCACTGTGGACGACCAAAGACCACATCCTCGCCGCGACTCTGCCCGAGACACCCGCCCTGTACCTACTGGGGTCCGCCGCCGCAGCCCTGTCCGCCGGATACGCGGCACGAGCCGTCACCGTGATCTGGTCCGCTCCTTCACCCGACACCGCGCGACCGGAGACCCGCCACATCCCCTCACCGCAACGCATCACCCTGCCAGCCCTGGCCGTGGCCACCACGGCACTCAGCGTCCTCGCCGCGCCCGCCCTGTGGTCGGCCTTCACCAACGTCATCTCCACCGGAACACACCCCACACCGACCTGGTGGGAACAACTGCTCTCCGCCGCGATCGCCATCACCGCCGCAGGAGCGGTCACCACAGCCCTCCGGCTCCGCGGTGACCTACCCGCACCCCCACGCCTCACCGAATGGCTCGGACTCGAAACCCTCGCACACACGGCCGTCGCGGCACCGACAGCACACACCGCCGGCACACTGGCCCACTTCGACGACCACACCCTCGACGGCGGCGTCCGCGCCACCGCCGCCCTCGGCACGACACTGGCCCACACAACCGCCACCCGACTGGAACCCGCCACCGACGCCGTCGTCGGAGCCATCGCCCGCGACACCCGTGAACTCGGGCGACTCGCCCGCCGCCCACAAACCGGGCAACTCCACCACTACTACGCGCAGACCGTCGTCGCGCTCGCGATAGTGGCACTCCTCCTGACGCTGCTCTGA
- a CDS encoding complex I subunit 4 family protein, translated as MLSILVFLPLAVAAVLLAMPRISDTAVSWTWITTTATELVLVIVLWANYTPSESGFAYEVNRSWIPSVNSGYHIGIDGLSLPLVAMTATLFLACAIYSLRHTPRVRAFAALFLFLETVCLGLFVSLDLILFFVFFDLSIVGMYFVIAGWGHHKAAQAAQKFFLYTFLGSLALLLGFIGLFVAAEPNTFDIVRLTEQNPLAESGTPGVLILLTIVLGLAVKTPTIPFHTWLPPAHTEAPAAGSAILAGVLLKLGTYGFVRIAMPMLPDAWRTYAQAIVIIGVLSVLYGALVALGQHDFKRMIAYTSVNHMGYIILAIGATGLVTTTNTQAQNLAVTGAVTQMVSHGLITGALFLLTGVLHERGRTYDMNSYGGLAARAPRFAGLTAAAAFAALGLPGFSGFIAEFQIFTGSLPGAPIATPLAFLGILITAALFLRAFQRLFLGPPQATRAVADLTTPETASIVPLIALAILIGLFPRFLLDLIEPAAHTLGTLLNR; from the coding sequence GTGCTCAGCATTCTGGTGTTCCTGCCACTGGCCGTCGCGGCCGTGCTCCTCGCCATGCCCCGGATCAGCGACACAGCTGTGAGCTGGACCTGGATCACGACCACCGCCACCGAACTCGTCCTGGTCATCGTGCTGTGGGCGAACTACACACCCTCGGAATCCGGATTCGCCTACGAGGTCAACCGGAGCTGGATCCCCAGCGTGAACTCCGGCTACCACATCGGCATCGACGGCCTCAGCCTGCCACTGGTGGCCATGACGGCCACCCTTTTCCTCGCCTGCGCGATCTATTCCCTGCGCCACACACCGCGAGTACGTGCGTTCGCCGCACTCTTCCTTTTCCTCGAAACAGTCTGCCTCGGACTGTTCGTGTCGCTCGACCTCATCCTCTTCTTCGTCTTCTTCGACCTGTCCATCGTGGGCATGTACTTCGTCATCGCGGGCTGGGGCCACCACAAAGCCGCGCAAGCGGCACAGAAGTTCTTCCTCTACACCTTTCTCGGCTCACTCGCCCTCCTACTCGGCTTCATCGGCCTGTTCGTCGCAGCCGAACCCAACACCTTCGACATCGTGCGGCTGACCGAACAGAACCCCCTCGCCGAGAGCGGCACCCCCGGCGTACTCATCCTCCTCACCATCGTCCTCGGACTGGCCGTCAAAACACCCACGATCCCGTTCCACACTTGGCTGCCACCCGCCCATACCGAGGCACCCGCCGCGGGATCGGCGATCCTGGCCGGAGTGCTGTTGAAACTGGGCACCTACGGGTTCGTCCGCATCGCGATGCCGATGCTCCCCGACGCCTGGCGCACCTACGCCCAGGCCATCGTGATCATCGGAGTGCTCAGCGTCCTCTACGGCGCACTGGTCGCACTCGGGCAACACGACTTCAAACGAATGATCGCCTACACCTCGGTCAATCACATGGGCTACATCATCCTCGCGATCGGCGCGACAGGCCTGGTCACGACCACCAACACACAAGCCCAAAACCTCGCCGTCACCGGCGCGGTCACCCAAATGGTCAGCCACGGCCTCATCACCGGCGCGCTGTTCCTGCTCACCGGCGTACTCCACGAACGGGGCCGTACCTACGACATGAACTCCTACGGCGGGCTCGCCGCCCGCGCACCCCGTTTCGCCGGGCTCACCGCCGCCGCGGCGTTCGCCGCACTGGGCCTGCCCGGATTCTCCGGATTCATCGCCGAGTTCCAGATCTTCACCGGGTCACTACCCGGCGCGCCGATCGCCACCCCACTGGCCTTCCTCGGAATCCTGATCACAGCCGCCCTGTTCCTCCGTGCTTTCCAACGACTCTTCCTCGGCCCCCCACAGGCAACCCGCGCGGTCGCCGACCTCACCACCCCGGAAACCGCCTCGATCGTTCCGCTCATCGCGCTCGCCATCCTTATCGGACTTTTCCCGCGCTTCCTGCTCGACCTCATCGAACCCGCCGCCCACACCCTCGGCACCCTGCTGAACCGGTGA